The genomic stretch GGGGCCGGTGGTAATCTGGCAGGACAGGCGCTGCAGCTACGGAGAGAGTCGCTTCCGGGCCATCGGTGAAAGCGAGGGCGACATTCTGCACGTCGTATCATGTGGCGCCGAATATCCTCCTCAGTGGTCGCTTTGATCCTGGCGCGGTCGCGCTTCGACGGACGTGCTTTGATCTCCTTGAGCGTCATTCGCGTGATAGCCATGCCTTGGTCTCCCTTCTAGT from Candidatus Binataceae bacterium encodes the following:
- a CDS encoding BrnT family toxin, with product MSGDEAKHAKTLRERGIGFDDGARIFEGPVVIWQDRRCSYGESRFRAIGESEGDILHVVSCGAEYPPQWSL